The nucleotide window TTTCAGAAATCGAAAAGAGAACTCTGAGCTGCATGTCCATTCTCCTTACATAAATTCTGCTCCTGAGCTTTTACCTTACTTTCCTTTTCTGAAGAGGGCTTTTCCTGTTTCTTTACTTCAGGCTTTTTAGCTTCAAAATCAAATAGTCCTTTTTGTTTTGAATCAAAGTCAAGTGAAGATATCTTGACCCCGAAAACTTCAAGAATACGTTCCACCGGTGGAAGTATCTGCTTCTTAATATAGTAATCGACATCTATCGGGATGTTGTTTTCCCTAACATAATCCGGGTCTTCAGCCCGATCAACAAAGAGTCCTTTACCTGCAATAATGACAAAAGGTATCCTTGTTCCTATGGAAGGTACAACACCGGTCCTTTTTTTCAGGTTTTCAACAACAGTAAGATGAGGTTGCTTGTTCTTATAACTTTCAGTCTTTTTTGTAAGGGTGCGGGTTAGAACAAGACTTTCGATAATATCCGAGTCTTTTGCAGGATCGAGATTCCTGACCTTGCTGACTACTTCACGAACGTAATTCACAGCCTGGTCAACATTACCTTCTATAAGCACAAGTTCAAGCACTTTATTGAGGGTTACCGAGGTCAGTTCACACCAGTCCCTTCGGACAGTCTCCATACCTTTAACCTTGATCTTGTCTTCCCAGCCTGAATTTCTTGGCTCGAAAAGCCAGAGAGCGTAGCGCTTCTTTGCAATAAGAAGAGCACGTTTGGCAATGGACTCGAACTCAAGTTCCATTGGATCGGGCAAGGACGCAGAAACGATATTCGAAAGCCTGTTACCTATAAGACTAATCTCTTCAAGAGATAGATCCTCTCTGGACTTACAGTGAACAAAAACACTGTCAGTATCCCCATAGGCAACCGACAATTCAACTACCCTATCCTGGGGAGAGAGTTCTCCGGCTTCGTCAAGGAGTAGAGCTGTTTTATTCCTGAGAATTATTTTTCCTATAGTACTGTTGATAATTTCCCGCGTATTGAGGATATTACTTCTTCCAAAACTGGTTACTGCGTTTGCAAGAGTCAGGCTGTAGAGCCTTGCCCTGGCATACCCGGAATAACCATAAAAGCTATTTAGCAAGCTTTTCAGGGCAAGTTGAGTGGCATCAAGTACTCTGTACTCATTTTCATTAGAAGTCTTTCTCATCCTTTTCTTTGTCTGTGTCCTTCGACTAAGCAGATCTTCAAGGATAGAAGGCACAATACCTTTATAAACATCAGGAGGCACGAACTCTCCACCGGATGGAGGTTTGATAGTTACCTCTTCAGGCCGGTCACCTGTGACTACTGTAGTGTAGCACAGGTTATGTGCCATCATTATGGTTGGATAAAGGGATTTGTAGTCAAGAATTAGCACATTTTCCAGAAGTCCCTTCTGAGGTTCAAGAACTTCTCCTCCTTTGAGATCAGAGCTCATTTCATATCTCTCGGCCGAAACTCCATCATCAGGTTTTGGAAGGAGAACTCTGTCGCGGAGGCCAAACTCTCTTAAAAGAAGAGTTTCAATCATCGATGTCTGGCCTCCATCAACGATTTCCTGAAGCAGGCTTCCGCTCACCTGAGCAAGGGCAATATATTTGTCAAGAAGTTTTAAATGAAGGATAAGTTCAAGGGCAAGCTCCGCATCCCTGCGTGAGTAATCGACGAATTTTTTGAATTTTTCCCCCGTATCGGCCCAGTACTCTTCCATTTCAAGGGGGGGTACATCCAGTTTTTCGCGGTTCAGAAGTTCCTTTGAAACCGCACGCAGGGTGTACTGCTTCAGACTGAAAGCTCTTCTTACCAGAGGAAGCGCATCAACAACCACCCTGCCTTTCATTTCAGTGCGGGTAATAAGTCCGAATTTTCTGTAACCTATTTTGCTGCCATCCCGGCCGACAACAGGATTTATTGATTTCCCTTCTGAAACCAGAGTTTTTACTCGGTCCGTTATGTAAGGAATATCAAAATCCTGGTGATTATATCCCACTACAATATCAGGGTCGTACTCACAGAAGATCTCAAAAAACCGATTTAGCATCTCGGTCTCGTCCTTGCAGGGATAAACATCGGAATTCAGACCCTCCACAGGTTTTGCCAGAAGCACAAGGGTTTTATGTCCTTTATACTCAGGCTCGAAAGAGAAGCTGATCATGACTACAGGTGAAACCTCAGGAGAAGGCATTCCTCCATCAAGAGGCAGGCATTCGATATCAAAAGATAGATACTTCAGGGGAGCAAGAGTAAGATTTTCAACTTTATGGAATCCGGACGCAAGGATTGAAGCATCACACGCGAATTTCTCACAGCGAGAACTACCTGAACTACTTGTCCGGATATATTTTGCAGGATCAACGGCTTCCCCTTCTGCAGATACCCAGACCATACCTCCGAGATCTCTGTCAATTAAAAAACGATTTCTGAAAAGAATATCGGTCTCATACACTTCCCATTTGCCTTCGGCCCTCATTACTTCCTGAAGCTTCAGAATCTCGTCCCTGATTTCGGGCACCTCTCTGGGCAAGTGAGTAGTAACCCTGAGCATCTTTGTCTTTGTTTTCTGATACCCAATAGGCTCGAATTTCTCAACAATATCTACTTTTTTAACTTGAGTGAAAGTATCTTCGATAAGCCTGGCTACGGCATTAAGGTCTCCAGAGGCCTTGAGATAGAAATAAGGTTCAAAATCGGGAACAAAACAGCAAACGCTCTTCCCGTCCTCTCCCCTACCAAAGAGGCGGATTACGGGACTGCTGTCATTAATGACTTCATAGTCTGCATCCAAGATCTGGAAATCCATAGGCATGGTTTACGTTTTTAGATAGACATATATCTTTTGTTGTACTTTTGAAAATTATAATTCTATTTTCGAGAAACCATAGTATTTAAGATGAAAAATAAAGAACTTCAAGCTAAAAGTTTCCATAAAAGAAGAACTTCAAGCCGAAAAGCTGCCTGAAGAAACCGAGAATTCAAAAGGGGCCGAAGTTCGAACAGCTTCAACTATTGAATCTGCCTTCAGGTCCTCAAGTGCAAGATATCTGGCTCCAAGAGCACTTGAAATCTCCTGCGCAAGCCCGAATTTAATTATGCTGCTTTCCGTATCAATAACTGCCGATTGTATGCATTCACTTCGAAACATGGAAGCTATCGTTTTTGACTCCTGGAGAGGAGGTTCACCGTTCATACTGACATTTGCCCTTCCGTCAGAGATCAGAACCATAAACGGACAAATGTCAGGATCGCGCAGAAGTTCTGCCTTTATGGTTTCATAGCCTTTCATAAGCCCATGTGAAAGGGGAGTCTTTCCTCCGGTTGGCAGTTCTTCCAGATATTTTTGCGCCATTTCCACGCTGGATGTTGGCGGCAGCACCAGCTCTGCTCCTGCTCCCTTAAAAGCAATAAGCCCAACTTTATCACGTTTCTGGTAGGCATCCATCAACATTGAAAGCACTGCACCTTTAGAAGCTACCATCCGCTGTTGAGCCCCCATAGAACCGCTGGCATCCACAACAAAAAGTACAAAGTTACCTATCTTTTTCTCACGGACTTTTTGCCTGAAATCCGATTCATGAATTACTATGGAGTTTCCGTTTTTTTCCCTTACAAGCTGGTAAGGTGCAGCTGCCCTTAAGGTAGCATCAAAAGCAAGATCCGTGATTTTTTCCTCGGGAATTTTACTCTTTATATACCTGCCCTGTTTGGATTTCGTAAGAGTTTTGCTGCGCCGACCTGACCCATTTCGGTTATTTCTTCGAAAATCGGGAGAAAATTGCTTTATCTGGTAACTCGCTCCTGTTGCAAAAATAGTTTCCGAGGAAGCATCAGGCTGTTCTCCGGTGCTGTCCTGAGGGCTATCTGATTTCTGCTCTTCTGGGTGAGCCTGTGATCTTCCGGTTTGCTCATTATGCTCTTTTTTTTGCTGTTCATTTTTATTTTCATCTTTTTCTTTTTGCTTTTCTTTTTTATTTTCCTTTTCTTTTTCCCTTTGTTTCTCTATACTTTCATTTAGCTTATCCTGCTTATCAGAATGATTATCAAACGGTTTTCTACGCATACGGTGAGGAAGGACAAGCTCTGCAGCTTCTTTTACATCCTCTTCAAGGACCTCAGTCCTGCCATTGAAAGCTGCAAGAGTGATTGAGGTTTTCATCATTGTGATATCTGCCCTGTGCCCATCGACTCCCATATCAACACAGATCTGGCTGATCAACTCAAGCATGCTATCCGAGATCCTCACTTCAGGAAGTAATTTCTGTGCCAGGAGAATCTGCCCGCAAAGCTCGGACTCTGCAGCCTGCCAGCTTACTGCAAAAGTTTCAGGATCGGTCTCATAACTGAGCCTATATTTGATAAGTTCCACCCGTCTGGCTACATCCATGATTCCCTTTATATCCACGCATAAACCGAAACGGTCAAGTAACTGGGGTCGAAGTTCTCCTTCTTCGGGGTTCATGGTTCCTACAAGCACGAAATTTGCAGGATGGGAAAAGGAAATTCCTTCTCTTTCAACGGTATTTACTCCCATTGCTGCAGAGTCCAGGAGCACATCTACAAGATGGTCATCCAGAAGATTAATCTCATCCACGTACAGGATACCCCTGTGAGCATGAGCAAGTACTCCGGGCTCAAAGCGCTTTTCCCCTTTCTTGATGGCATGTTCGATATCAAGAGTCCCTACAACACGGTCTTCGGTAGCACTTACAGGTAGATCCACAACTTTCATTTTTATGGAAGAACTCTTAAGAGTCCCGGCTTTTACCTTTTCCAGGCACTCTTCACACATTGCATTTACATCATGAGGACTGCAATGGAATTTACAGCCTTCTACTACTTCGATTTCGGGCAGGAGATTAGCCAGTGCCCGGACAGCCGTTGACTTGGCAGTACCTTTTTCACCCCTGATAAGAACCCCTCCTACTTTCGGATTGATAGCATTCAGGATCAGGGCTTTTTTCATTTTCTCCTGCCCGACTATTGCAGTAAAAGGGTAAGTAGTAATATTATGGTTTTTCATGGTTTAACCTCAATATATTTCAGTTTCCGATAAGGTATTCTTCAACACTCATAACCGGGATAGACCACTTAGTAACCGTAGGAAGAACGGAATCCACATTTTCCACCTTGTTCATGAAAGGGAAAAAGGTAACATTGAGATTTTCTCCTGTCTTCTTTTCAAAAGAGCCAAGGTGAATCTCTTCTGTAACCTCGAGGTCCGAACCGAAATTGAGAGAATTTTCGTTTTCAAGCCGGATTTCAGGGGAAGTTTCAACAACAGTAAGTGCCCCGAACATATCCCCGACCTTTATTTCAAGAGGGCTTTCGGAAAAGTGTAAAGGATATTTCAGGCTTACACCAGAGGTTCCGTTTCCTTCCAGGACATTATCCACATATACGGAAAAGAGTGGGACTTCAATACCATTTACTGTTTTATTATACAGGAGAGTATGTGTACCCAGATCAGCTGACTTCCCTGGAGAGATTATACTTGAATAAACAGCAACATTATTTCTCAAAACCGTCAGGTGGACTTTATCCGACTCTATGCCATCTACTTTCAGAGTATACCCTTCTCCAAGGTTCCACTCTTCACCGGAATAGAGACTTCTGCCATTGTCATCATCCATAAGGACATTTATAAGTCCCTGGTCGTCTCCTAGATATGCATATTTCTCACCATCCCATCCAAGCACAGAATATCCACCATCAAAAGCGTTTTCTCCATAATTCCTCATCTCCGGGTTTTTATATGGAACCTTGACAGGTGAAGATTCATAAACCAGACCTCCTTTCGGAATCCATTTGTCTTCGGTATTAAGATTGAGTTCAAGTCTTTCTGTACTGAAATTGTTTTCAAGATCATAATAGAGCATACCAAAAGAATCAGCAGTCCAGACGCAGGAATCCGGAGAAGAATCCGAGCGGTTTACAGTTAAAGATGTACCTTTTATCTGATATGACTTGATAACCTCTTTAGTCATATTGTAAGAACATGCCCTGTATACGGAATCAGCCACCCTGAAATCGATCAAATCTTTAAGGATAGTGACATAATCTCCAGGACTCATCTGGATAGGCACTCTATTTTTCAGTTCGATTTTTTCATCTGTAGCCTCAGTGACCTCGAAATTACCATACTGATCCCCAATGTTAATCTCAATAGGTTCGGTCGAGTACTGGTTTACACTCGTGAGACTCACAATCGGGTCCTTACTGTCAAGAACACGGTCGAGAGTTCCTTCCAGAATCGTATACTTAGTGCCGTTTATTGTAGCATTGAAGTTGAACTTTGAACCTTCTTCGAGAGATTTCGCAGTAACCGGGACGGAGTTTTTCTGAAGTTCTATGAGAGCAGAATCATTGTTTACCCCCTGAAGCACCAGTTTGTAGCCATTTCCCAGATCATAATCATTTCCTCGTTGAAGATCACGACTTCCATAGCTAACAAGGTTCTCGGTGATCAAACCATCTTCAAAGACCTTATATTTCTTCCCAAAGAAAGCCGTTGAACCATAAACGATTTTTGAGGTATAAGTTGCATTTCCCGCATCAATAAACCCG belongs to Methanosarcina barkeri 3 and includes:
- a CDS encoding DNA-directed DNA polymerase, which translates into the protein MPMDFQILDADYEVINDSSPVIRLFGRGEDGKSVCCFVPDFEPYFYLKASGDLNAVARLIEDTFTQVKKVDIVEKFEPIGYQKTKTKMLRVTTHLPREVPEIRDEILKLQEVMRAEGKWEVYETDILFRNRFLIDRDLGGMVWVSAEGEAVDPAKYIRTSSSGSSRCEKFACDASILASGFHKVENLTLAPLKYLSFDIECLPLDGGMPSPEVSPVVMISFSFEPEYKGHKTLVLLAKPVEGLNSDVYPCKDETEMLNRFFEIFCEYDPDIVVGYNHQDFDIPYITDRVKTLVSEGKSINPVVGRDGSKIGYRKFGLITRTEMKGRVVVDALPLVRRAFSLKQYTLRAVSKELLNREKLDVPPLEMEEYWADTGEKFKKFVDYSRRDAELALELILHLKLLDKYIALAQVSGSLLQEIVDGGQTSMIETLLLREFGLRDRVLLPKPDDGVSAERYEMSSDLKGGEVLEPQKGLLENVLILDYKSLYPTIMMAHNLCYTTVVTGDRPEEVTIKPPSGGEFVPPDVYKGIVPSILEDLLSRRTQTKKRMRKTSNENEYRVLDATQLALKSLLNSFYGYSGYARARLYSLTLANAVTSFGRSNILNTREIINSTIGKIILRNKTALLLDEAGELSPQDRVVELSVAYGDTDSVFVHCKSREDLSLEEISLIGNRLSNIVSASLPDPMELEFESIAKRALLIAKKRYALWLFEPRNSGWEDKIKVKGMETVRRDWCELTSVTLNKVLELVLIEGNVDQAVNYVREVVSKVRNLDPAKDSDIIESLVLTRTLTKKTESYKNKQPHLTVVENLKKRTGVVPSIGTRIPFVIIAGKGLFVDRAEDPDYVRENNIPIDVDYYIKKQILPPVERILEVFGVKISSLDFDSKQKGLFDFEAKKPEVKKQEKPSSEKESKVKAQEQNLCKENGHAAQSSLFDF
- a CDS encoding putative cobaltochelatase; translated protein: MKNHNITTYPFTAIVGQEKMKKALILNAINPKVGGVLIRGEKGTAKSTAVRALANLLPEIEVVEGCKFHCSPHDVNAMCEECLEKVKAGTLKSSSIKMKVVDLPVSATEDRVVGTLDIEHAIKKGEKRFEPGVLAHAHRGILYVDEINLLDDHLVDVLLDSAAMGVNTVEREGISFSHPANFVLVGTMNPEEGELRPQLLDRFGLCVDIKGIMDVARRVELIKYRLSYETDPETFAVSWQAAESELCGQILLAQKLLPEVRISDSMLELISQICVDMGVDGHRADITMMKTSITLAAFNGRTEVLEEDVKEAAELVLPHRMRRKPFDNHSDKQDKLNESIEKQREKEKENKKEKQKEKDENKNEQQKKEHNEQTGRSQAHPEEQKSDSPQDSTGEQPDASSETIFATGASYQIKQFSPDFRRNNRNGSGRRSKTLTKSKQGRYIKSKIPEEKITDLAFDATLRAAAPYQLVREKNGNSIVIHESDFRQKVREKKIGNFVLFVVDASGSMGAQQRMVASKGAVLSMLMDAYQKRDKVGLIAFKGAGAELVLPPTSSVEMAQKYLEELPTGGKTPLSHGLMKGYETIKAELLRDPDICPFMVLISDGRANVSMNGEPPLQESKTIASMFRSECIQSAVIDTESSIIKFGLAQEISSALGARYLALEDLKADSIVEAVRTSAPFEFSVSSGSFSA
- a CDS encoding S-layer protein domain-containing protein, with the protein product MTNCNKMTIITIYFYIIFVISVILIAINPVDGAIEQRGPIIDISAGEHTILNGENCPGFYYSTSTGTYYESLELNFSKNGFIDAGNATYTSKIVYGSTAFFGKKYKVFEDGLITENLVSYGSRDLQRGNDYDLGNGYKLVLQGVNNDSALIELQKNSVPVTAKSLEEGSKFNFNATINGTKYTILEGTLDRVLDSKDPIVSLTSVNQYSTEPIEINIGDQYGNFEVTEATDEKIELKNRVPIQMSPGDYVTILKDLIDFRVADSVYRACSYNMTKEVIKSYQIKGTSLTVNRSDSSPDSCVWTADSFGMLYYDLENNFSTERLELNLNTEDKWIPKGGLVYESSPVKVPYKNPEMRNYGENAFDGGYSVLGWDGEKYAYLGDDQGLINVLMDDDNGRSLYSGEEWNLGEGYTLKVDGIESDKVHLTVLRNNVAVYSSIISPGKSADLGTHTLLYNKTVNGIEVPLFSVYVDNVLEGNGTSGVSLKYPLHFSESPLEIKVGDMFGALTVVETSPEIRLENENSLNFGSDLEVTEEIHLGSFEKKTGENLNVTFFPFMNKVENVDSVLPTVTKWSIPVMSVEEYLIGN